Proteins from a genomic interval of Nitrospirota bacterium:
- a CDS encoding DUF2341 domain-containing protein, which translates to MIPVRLLTKVFAMTAGMVVLLGLLAAPSAHAWWDGKWQQRKKIQFDASAKAADIKENLSDVPLLIRLHTGNFSFSSAKADGSDIRFVSSDDKSPLKYNIEKFDPKEEIALIWVKVPRLGGGSDQDSIWMYYGNASAPDGQDAGGSYDVNQVAVYHLAEKSGNPRDATAYANHAAGFTGKLGLPSVIGSGAQFDGATGGQMTIAKSASVSFTKGFTFSSWVRPKQSTGSAQLFSWDDGVQSIVIGIDNGNAYCNLGYGKGYDAATPKTAALIPNRWQHLAVTVDPEKQITLYVDGKETATSKLNRSIPAPSADIIIGGAAKGGNAFIGDLDEIQLSNIVRPAGWIKAAFQGQGPDGVLTAYLDEETGGGGGESLTIHLMKIIIRTITLDGWLIIGFLFLMGCGSVFIFQQKIAMFRLAKKGNETFAESFSRLDDPLSLLDKEQDFQHSTLYRVYRTGCNELKQWLERKGQTFKHGSGLSERAMNGFKAAVEKEAMYESRKLSAGMVIMNMSVAGGPFLGLLGTVWGVMNTFAGLAESGEANLAAIAPGVASALACTMAGLLVAIPALFASSYITGQIKNMNADVNVFIDDFILRLEEEKKDAS; encoded by the coding sequence TTGATACCTGTACGTTTATTGACAAAAGTGTTCGCAATGACAGCGGGAATGGTGGTACTTCTCGGCCTGCTTGCCGCGCCAAGCGCGCATGCCTGGTGGGATGGCAAGTGGCAGCAGCGCAAGAAGATCCAGTTCGATGCCTCGGCAAAGGCCGCCGACATCAAGGAGAACCTCAGCGATGTACCGTTGCTCATCCGTCTCCATACGGGCAACTTCAGCTTCTCCAGCGCCAAGGCGGACGGGTCGGACATCCGGTTCGTGAGCAGCGATGACAAGTCTCCCCTGAAGTATAACATCGAAAAGTTCGATCCCAAGGAGGAGATTGCGCTCATATGGGTCAAGGTTCCCCGCCTGGGCGGGGGCTCAGACCAGGATTCGATCTGGATGTACTACGGCAATGCTTCCGCACCGGACGGCCAGGACGCAGGCGGCTCGTATGATGTGAACCAGGTTGCGGTCTATCATCTCGCGGAAAAGAGCGGCAACCCGAGGGACGCGACGGCCTATGCCAACCATGCGGCCGGGTTTACCGGTAAACTGGGGCTTCCATCCGTTATCGGCAGTGGCGCACAGTTTGACGGTGCAACCGGCGGACAGATGACGATCGCCAAATCGGCATCGGTCAGTTTTACCAAGGGGTTCACGTTCTCCTCCTGGGTCCGTCCGAAGCAGTCCACGGGGAGCGCCCAACTGTTTTCCTGGGACGACGGAGTCCAGTCGATCGTGATCGGCATTGACAACGGGAATGCGTATTGCAATCTGGGATACGGCAAAGGATATGATGCGGCGACGCCTAAAACGGCGGCCTTGATCCCGAACCGTTGGCAGCACCTTGCCGTGACCGTGGACCCGGAGAAGCAGATCACCCTGTATGTGGACGGCAAAGAAACCGCGACGAGCAAGTTGAACAGATCGATTCCAGCGCCTTCCGCAGACATCATCATCGGTGGAGCAGCGAAAGGCGGCAATGCGTTCATCGGCGACCTCGATGAGATTCAGTTGTCGAACATCGTGAGGCCCGCCGGCTGGATCAAGGCGGCGTTCCAGGGCCAGGGACCGGATGGCGTGCTGACCGCCTATCTGGACGAGGAAACAGGCGGAGGCGGCGGCGAATCGCTTACCATCCATCTCATGAAGATCATCATCCGGACCATCACCCTGGACGGCTGGCTCATCATAGGGTTCCTGTTCCTCATGGGGTGCGGGTCCGTCTTCATCTTTCAACAGAAGATCGCGATGTTTCGTCTTGCCAAAAAGGGGAACGAGACCTTTGCCGAGTCCTTCAGCCGTCTGGATGACCCGTTGTCCCTCCTTGACAAGGAACAGGACTTTCAGCACTCCACGCTCTACCGGGTGTATCGCACCGGGTGTAATGAACTGAAACAGTGGCTGGAGAGAAAAGGGCAAACCTTCAAGCACGGGAGCGGACTGTCCGAACGGGCCATGAACGGGTTTAAGGCCGCCGTGGAAAAAGAAGCCATGTATGAAAGCAGAAAGCTGTCGGCCGGCATGGTCATCATGAACATGAGCGTTGCAGGCGGACCGTTTCTGGGTCTGTTGGGTACGGTCTGGGGCGTCATGAACACCTTTGCAGGTCTTGCCGAGAGTGGTGAAGCGAACCTCGCCGCCATCGCTCCGGGTGTGGCGTCGGCGCTTGCCTGCACCATGGCGGGGCTGCTAGTCGCCATCCCCGCACTGTTCGCCAGCAGCTACATTACCGGTCAGATCAAAAACATGAATGCGGACGTTAATGTTTTTATCGATGACTTCATCCTCAGGCTGGAGGAGGAAAAGAAGGATGCATCATGA